The following are encoded in a window of Amaranthus tricolor cultivar Red isolate AtriRed21 chromosome 2, ASM2621246v1, whole genome shotgun sequence genomic DNA:
- the LOC130804736 gene encoding uncharacterized protein LOC130804736 isoform X5, which yields MLRHLRWLIDLTQRNLTTKRLTDAEVKPFKPAMLDSFHEVAIYLHRFHNLDLFQQGLCRWYQIKVSMKWEDGGGTYVGIPSRVVQYEAPSMGSDSSYGVWRIDDSDNSFSTQPFKIRYARQDVPLSVMVAFNLSLSNREVPAKSGVVIKFELLYSSLLEKGSELHASLNTSAAAIHEFRVPPKALLGLHSYCPVLFDAFHSVLLDVTIHVSLLKTVAQSLQKKVPSNSFKGENIEGKIPEKSAKELGKVVKEVLLVKSLLTARDILLEEAQKLGKAIDQTIDFTDFISQLDDTKLFGSLSQADGSSSTDTDIKNPELADSQKSLERASLFLDFRSNGALQSLSRDSLLHFAHTIGNQIHYLWNTFLNFHRANKTKLTEYLRESWASDRRTEWSIWMVHSKVEMPHHFISSRGDEVSLHSGLRGKVAVLRKLPDDPAQTAATRAELHRRSIAQMKINSRSVQDLQIFGDPSSVPVVIVERVINAPRRSSSGNSYFGHVDQRAPSTLLSELKTVSKIAGADNLANGRVLKIVVFVHGFQGHHLDLRLVRNQWLMIDPKIEFLMSEANEDKTSGDFREMGNRLAKEVVSFVKKKMDKLSRSGGLRSIKLSFVGHSIGNVIIRTALAVLQIVLWSLISDSCTPISLYLVRI from the exons ATGCTTCGTCATCTCAGATGGTTAATTGATTTGACTCAGAGAAATTTAACGACAAAGAGATTGACCGATGCGGAGGTTAAACCATTTAAGCCAGCTATGTTGGATTCTTTTCATGAAGTTGCTATTTACCTTCATAGGTTTCACAATCTTGATCTTTTCCAGCAAGG tTTATGTAGATGGTACCAAATTAAAGTTTCGATGAAGTGGGAGGATGGGGGTGGGACCTATGTTGGAATTCCCTCAAGAGTTGTACAATATGAAG CTCCTAGCATGGGTTCTGATAGTAGTTATGGAGTTTGGAGGATTGATGATTCAGATAATAGTTTTTCAACTCAACCTTTTAAAATTAGATATGCAAGACAAGATGTTCCTTTGTCCGTTATGGTAGCTTTTAACCTCTCACTTTCAAATCGTGAG GTACCCGCTAAGTCTGGTGTTGTTATCAAATTTGAACTTCTTTACTCTTCTTTACTGGAGAAAGG CTCAGAGCTGCATGCTTCCTTGAATACTTCTGCTGCGGCTATTCATGAGTTCAGAGTTCCTCCTAAAGCACTTTTGGGACTGCATTCATATTGTCCTGTCCTTTTTGATGCTTTCCATTCTGTGCTTTTAGATGTTACTATACATGTTAGCCTCTTGAAAACAGTTGCACAGAGTCTCCAAAAGAAGGTACCCAG CAACTCTTTCAAGGGTGAGAATATTGAGGGGAAGATTCCTGAAAAATCGGCTAAA GAACTGGGTAAAGTGGTAAAAGAGGTGCTGCTTGTCAAATCATTGTTAACTGCACGGGACATTCTTCTGGAAGAGGCACAAAAACTCGGGAAAGCAATTGATCAAACGATTGACTTCACAGATTTTATTTCCCAACTGGATGATACAAAGTTATTTGGTTCTTTATCACAAGCAGATGGATCATCTTCAACTGATACAGATATTAAAAATCCAGAACTAGCTGACTCTCAGAAGAGTTTGGAG aGAGCAAgcctttttcttgattttcgaAGTAATGGGGCTCTCCAGTCCCTATCTAGGGACAGTCTACTCCATTTTGCTCATACGATTGGGAATCAAATTCACTACTTGTGGAATACTTTTCTGAATTTTCACAG GGCTAATAAAACTAAGCTAACAGAATATCTTAGGGAATCGTGGGCCAGTGATCGGAGAACTGAATGGTCAATATGGATGGTGCATTCTAAGGTTGAGATGCCACACCATTTTATTAGTAGCAGAGGTGATGAAGTTTCACTTCATAGTGGACTACGTGGGAAAGTAGCAGTCTTACGGAAATTGCCTGATGAT CCTGCTCAAACTGCTGCTACACGAGCCGAGCTTCATCGACGCAGTATTGCGCAAATGAAA ATCAACAGCCGCTCAGTTCAAGACTTGCAAATATTTGGAGATCCTTCAAGTGTGCCTGTGGTAATTGTAGAACGTGTTATCAACGCACCAAGACGTTCTTCTAGTGGCAATTCATACTTTGGTCATGTAGATCAGAGGGCACCATCTACGTTGCTTTCTGAACTTAAAACTGTGAGCAAAATAGCTGGTGCCGATAATCTAGCGAATGGTCGTGTGCTGAAAATTGTTGTCTTTGTGCATGGATTTCAG GGACATCATTTGGATTTGCGACTTGTTCGTAACCAGTGGCTTATGATAGATCCCAAGATAGAGTTTCTTATGTCTGAAGCAAATGAAGACAAAACATCTGGAGATTTCAGAGAAATGGGAAATAGGCTAGCAAAAGAGGTTGTCTCTTTTGTTAAGAAAAAGATGGACAAACTTTCAAGATCGGGAGGTTTGCGAAGTATCAAGCTTAGTTTTGTGGGGCACTCCATCGGAAATGTTATCATAAGAACGGCACTGGCTG TATTGCAGATAGTATTATGGAGCCTTATCTCAGATTCTTGCACACCTATATCTCTGTATCTGGTCCGCATTTAG